Proteins found in one Quercus robur chromosome 2, dhQueRobu3.1, whole genome shotgun sequence genomic segment:
- the LOC126701638 gene encoding metalloendoproteinase 2-MMP-like codes for MDEFASPSNPDLHNLYYGQRVQGLREVKHYPNKYGYLNYEDSNNFEEDEFDEALEVAIKTYQTFFHLKVTGKLDTDTIKKMSMPRCGVADIINDYVGQADLILGFYRGEHGDGSAFDGPGGALAHAFPPTTGRLHFDADEIWSDSSYRVRSNQVDLVGIAMHEIGHLLGLDHSRDELAIMFPGITKGQFKRSLSFDDRDGLLTLYADNNILQLGGRVNYYNLFLC; via the exons ATGGACGAGTTCGCCAGCCCGTCCAACCCAG ACCTACACAACTTATACTACGGTCAGAGAGTGCAAGGCTTACGTGAAGTCAAGCACTATCCCAACAAGTACGGATACTTAAACTACGAAGATTCAAACAACTTTGAAGAGGATGAGTTTGATGAAGCCTTGGAGGTCGCCATCAAAACATACCAGACATTTTTTCATTTGAAGGTTACAGGAAAGCTTGACACCGATACCATCAAAAAGATGTCAATGCCGCGTTGTGGAGTTGCTGATATTATCAATG ATTATGTTGGACAGGCTGACCTTATTTTAGGATTTTACAGAGGTGAACATGGTGACGGTAGTGCTTTCGATGGGCCTGGTGGCGCTTTAGCTCATGCGTTTCCTCCAACAACTGGCAGGTTGCATTTTGATGCAGATGAGATTTGGTCCGACAGTTCTTATCGCGTTCGTTCAAATCAAGTTGACCTGGTGGGCATTGCAATGCATGAGATAGGGCACCTTCTTGGACTTGATCATAGTCGTGATGAACTAGCCATTATGTTTCCCGGTATTACTAAAGGACAATTTAAGAGGAGTTTGAGCTTTGATGATAGGGACGGTTTACTTACTTTATATGCTGATAACAATATCCTCCAGTTAGGAGGTAGAGTCAACTATTATAATTTGTTTCTATGCTGA
- the LOC126701645 gene encoding uncharacterized protein LOC126701645, with product MEDLANHCKGLSISDTDGPTFDLEEELATQEYIIAGKFYTRRALNMEAIASTFMPLWRSRNGFKVKNMGNHIVLFTFDNKHEVHDIPVRFMNPKVAEGICSTVGTVVRKSETEMNGGSFMRVRVNVDITHPLSRGRMVSVGQGREKWVSFKYERLPNICYWCGCLNHDDRDCEVWLDSEGSLKVEEQKFGPWLHAPPSNLQDGPLENKLEREVGAVEKNDEPPVGERTASPSGINPHLLPSNNDPDQAMKSRESTQKETFLSEIAEIDEGLSKLKARPITVTDSLNAEAPINVHVTSEEVKEAARVSQVLEGVYHANPRAATTEAQNIPSPRQQGSWKRLNRADGPSKLIGKSSTIESVLSSKRVYEELSNPNGLPNKKRAVSVEIISSKLAEADAQPRPTQ from the exons ATGGAGGATCTTGCAAACCATTGTAAAGGTTTGTCTATTTCGGACACAGACGGGCCAACTTTCGACCTTGAGGAGGAATTGGCTACGCAAGAATACATCATTGCTGGTAAATTCTATACAAGAAGGGCTTTGAATATGGAAGCTATAGCTTCGACTTTTATGCCATTGTGGAGATCCAGGAATGGCTTCAAAGTCAAAAATATGGGAAACCACATAGTCCTCTTCACGTTTGATAATAAACATGAA GTACATGACATCCCAGTGCGGTTCATGAACCCAAAGGTGGCGGAAGGGATTTGTAGTACTGTGGGCACGGTTGTCCGGAAGTCTGAGACGGAGATGAATGGGGGGAGTTTTATGAGGGTAAGAGTCAACGTGGATATCACTCATCCACTAAGTCGAGGAAGAATGGTATCAGTTGGACAAGGCAGAGAAAAGTGGGTCTCTTTCAAATATGAGCGCCTACCTAATATTTGCTATTGGTGCGGCTGTCTTAACCATGATGATAGGGATTGTGAGGTGTGGCTTGATAGTGAAGGCTCCCTAAAAGTTGAAGAACAGAAATTTGGTCCTTGGCTTCATGCTCCACCT AGCAATCTTCAGGATGGTCCGTTGGAGAATAAATTAGAGAGAGAGGTAGGTGCTGTAGAGAAGAATGATGAGCCACCTGTAGGGGAACGGACTGCCAGCCCATCAGGAATTAATCCACATTTACTCCCTTCCAATAATGACCCGGATCAAGCTATGAAATCAAGGGAATCGACGCAAAAGGAAACTTTCCTTTCTGAGATTGCTGAAATTGATGAGGGGCTGTCTAAATTAAAGGCCAGGCCAATTACAGTAACCGACTCTTTGAATGCTGAAGCTCCAATCAATGTGCACGTGACTAGTGAGGAAGTAAAGGAGGCGGCTAGGGTTTCTCAAGTCCTAGAGGGTGTCTATCATGCAAACCCACGTGCAGCAACTACTGAAGCACAGAATATTCCATCTCCACGGCAACAAGGGTCATGGAAGAGGTTGAACAGAGCAGATGGACCCAGCAAGCTGATCGGAAAATCCAGCACTATTGAATCGGTGCTATCAAGCAAAAGAGTGTATGAGGAACTATCCAATCCCAATGGTTTACCAAACAAAAAACGCGCGGTTTCTGTTGAGATTATTTCTTCAAAGTTGGCGGAGGCTGATGCTCAGCCCCGCCCTACACAATGA
- the LOC126714400 gene encoding uncharacterized protein LOC126714400: MGSRQGPPKHQNKFAWKPNAGVKINETEVGGRFRPLSEVTGVCLRCKEQIEWKRRYGKYKSLTEPAKCQRCSKRAVRQAYHNLCPGCAKEQSVCAKCRCRVGRIVGRDSSEVEAEQKLLDEAIKNARERDRRTLLRAMNKDKSKSSVKTTANEENKVGELISNISLEEHAELSGDDTGDEGDEDLGLN; encoded by the exons atgggCAGCAGGCAAGGACCCCCAAAGCATCAAAACAAATTCGCCTGGAAACCCAACGCCGGCGTCAAGATCAACGAAACG GAAGTCGGCGGAAGGTTTAGGCCGTTGTCCGAGGTTACGGGCGTGTGCCTACGTTGTAAAGAGCAGATCGAATGGAAACGCCGTTACGGAAAATACAAGTCCCTCACCGAACCTGCCAAATg TCAACGATGCTCCAAACGCGCCGTTCGCCAAGCTTACCATAATCTCTGTCCTG GTTGTGCTAAGGAGCAGAGTGTATGCGCAAAATGCCGTTGCCGTGTGGGTCGTATAGTCGGAag AGATTCTTCAGAAGTAGAGGCCGAGCAAAAGTTGCTTGATGAG GCCATTAAGAATGCTCGAGAAAGGGACCGGAGGACTCTGCTACGTGCA ATGAACAAAGATAAATCTAAAAGTTCAGTGAAAACTACAGCCAATGAAGAAAACAAGGTTGGGGAGTTAATTTCCAATATCTCACTTGAGGAACATGCTGAGCTGAGTGGAGATGATACTGGTGATGAGGGAGATGAGGATCTAGGTTTGAATTAA